A DNA window from uncultured Methanoregula sp. contains the following coding sequences:
- a CDS encoding DUF3821 domain-containing protein, which yields MQIPYILTVFIVLFFLISPVSANLNKISANSPVFIGENDLDISVALNGCHTIAWWKNGTDINTATPDKSTQIYPINTANQIIYHYNITRDFFGGSTGTWYCADQKPYYSIFTVEEPQVDIKVWDLDHDTDVTGKTIPLGTNITYRIDTNLYKVFVLKNRPDRNIDDSPFTVKLINPQGIAIPSIYTGTMGKPNTQIIAFNNKPYVTESPYYWRDGAEWDHRARDLQGTTLYPDGTYSFVLNQNLNHMQDSYASAVADKEGKTTKTALVAFEKEAFVATVTEPATAVQTTATSVATQIPTALPSEPVISPVATSSPVPKKTTYSPLPEWIGIAGLVIAGIFLIRKNA from the coding sequence ATGCAAATCCCATATATTCTAACCGTTTTTATCGTGTTGTTCTTCCTCATTTCACCTGTCTCGGCAAACCTGAACAAGATCTCTGCCAACAGTCCTGTTTTTATCGGTGAAAATGACCTCGACATCTCTGTTGCATTGAACGGCTGCCATACGATTGCGTGGTGGAAAAACGGGACCGATATCAATACTGCTACACCTGATAAAAGCACCCAGATTTATCCCATCAATACGGCAAACCAGATCATTTACCATTATAACATCACCCGGGATTTTTTTGGCGGCTCAACGGGTACCTGGTATTGTGCTGATCAGAAACCGTACTATTCCATATTCACCGTAGAGGAGCCCCAGGTTGATATCAAAGTCTGGGATCTCGATCACGACACGGATGTAACCGGTAAAACCATTCCCCTTGGAACCAACATCACGTACCGTATCGACACCAATCTCTACAAGGTGTTTGTACTGAAAAACCGTCCTGACCGAAATATTGACGATTCACCGTTCACGGTCAAACTGATAAATCCCCAGGGAATAGCGATACCGAGTATCTATACCGGCACCATGGGAAAGCCCAATACGCAGATTATTGCTTTTAATAATAAACCGTACGTAACCGAATCTCCCTACTACTGGAGGGATGGCGCCGAATGGGATCACCGGGCCCGCGACCTGCAGGGAACCACACTCTATCCCGACGGGACCTACTCGTTTGTTCTGAACCAGAACCTCAACCATATGCAGGACAGTTATGCATCCGCTGTGGCAGATAAGGAAGGTAAAACAACCAAAACGGCACTCGTTGCCTTTGAAAAGGAAGCGTTTGTTGCAACCGTGACCGAACCCGCAACTGCGGTACAGACCACGGCGACTTCTGTTGCAACCCAGATTCCGACTGCATTACCCTCGGAACCGGTAATCTCTCCTGTTGCCACATCCTCGCCTGTACCGAAAAAGACCACCTATTCTCCCCTTCCAGAATGGATTGGTATTGCCGGTCTTGTCATTGCGGGGATTTTCCTCATCAGGAAAAATGCCTGA
- a CDS encoding tetratricopeptide repeat protein, with amino-acid sequence MTKSKLYLVAGIVIAILVIAAALLVVLPALSPDPSVKFQQAGSLYTKSVDLAGEGKYADALKASDDALALNVSQLVPVIQSNRAGILVMLGRNEDAITAADAALSSHDNLTTTFSIAYFNKANALKNLGRTDEAKAAYAKAHELDSSLVSPI; translated from the coding sequence ATGACGAAATCAAAACTGTACCTGGTTGCCGGAATCGTTATTGCGATCCTGGTCATTGCTGCCGCACTCCTCGTGGTCTTACCTGCGCTGTCTCCCGACCCTTCGGTGAAATTCCAGCAGGCTGGCTCGCTCTATACAAAGAGTGTGGATCTTGCGGGTGAAGGAAAATACGCAGACGCGCTCAAAGCATCCGATGATGCACTGGCCCTCAATGTGTCGCAGCTGGTTCCTGTCATCCAGTCCAACCGGGCCGGCATCCTGGTCATGCTTGGCAGGAACGAGGATGCGATAACCGCCGCAGATGCGGCTCTTTCCTCGCACGACAACCTGACAACAACGTTTTCGATAGCATATTTCAACAAAGCCAATGCCCTGAAGAATCTCGGCCGGACCGATGAAGCAAAGGCTGCTTATGCCAAGGCGCATGAACTGGATTCATCGCTTGTTTCCCCCATCTGA
- a CDS encoding metallophosphoesterase, with translation MRIEFLRDGPALVIEGEHRRLVVADTHFGIEADLASHGLHFRSRSAARLERLLKTIDLADPEELVLLGDIKHSIPTLTRQEYDELPSILTALRDRIPLRVFPGNHDIGIERFLMEGEIMPRDGAVIDGVAYLHGHMYPSPGLGGRLIVVGHHHPLLSIRDEVGCALQAPAYIRAGLDAGKLGLKPFPETGSVTRALFVPAFNEIAGYDILQIAKNPFSPISRCMIHDETEIILADGTYIGSLKSIQTDEDA, from the coding sequence ATGAGAATTGAGTTTCTCCGGGACGGCCCGGCACTGGTGATTGAAGGAGAGCATCGCCGGCTTGTTGTCGCGGACACCCACTTTGGCATCGAGGCCGATCTCGCCTCCCACGGCCTGCACTTCCGGAGCCGGAGTGCAGCCCGGCTTGAACGTCTCCTGAAGACCATCGATCTGGCAGATCCTGAAGAGCTTGTTCTTCTCGGGGATATCAAGCACAGCATCCCTACCCTGACCCGCCAGGAATATGATGAATTGCCTTCAATTCTTACCGCGCTCCGGGACCGGATTCCCCTCCGGGTCTTTCCGGGCAACCATGATATCGGCATTGAGCGATTCTTAATGGAAGGCGAGATCATGCCCCGGGATGGGGCTGTCATTGACGGGGTTGCGTACCTGCACGGGCACATGTATCCTTCGCCCGGGCTGGGGGGGCGTCTGATCGTTGTCGGCCACCACCACCCCCTCCTCTCGATACGGGATGAAGTGGGGTGCGCGCTCCAGGCTCCTGCATATATCCGGGCCGGTCTCGATGCGGGAAAACTGGGTCTGAAACCTTTCCCGGAGACCGGCTCTGTTACCCGGGCCCTGTTCGTTCCTGCCTTCAACGAGATTGCGGGTTATGATATCCTCCAGATTGCAAAGAACCCGTTCTCCCCTATCTCGCGGTGCATGATTCACGATGAGACTGAGATCATCCTAGCCGACGGGACCTATATCGGCTCCTTAAAATCGATCCAGACCGATGAAGACGCTTGA